The Mycolicibacterium doricum genome includes a region encoding these proteins:
- a CDS encoding ribonuclease J, with protein MNNDLVAPGPLAVGGLRVTALGGISEIGRNMTVFEHLGRLLIIDCGVLFPGHDEPGVDLILPDLRHIEERLGDVEALVLTHAHEDHIGAVPFLLKLRPDIPVVGSQFTLALVREKCREHRIKPQFVEVAEGQRSTHGVFECQYFAVNHSVPGCLAVALHTGAGTVLHTGDIKLDQLPLDGRPTDLPGMSRLGDAGVDLFLCDSTNADRPGVGPSESEIGPTLHRLIRGADGRVIVACFASNVDRVQQIIDAAVALGRRVSFVGRSMVRNMGIARDLGYLKVGDDDLLDIGAAEMMPAEKVVLITTGTQGEPMSALSRMSRGEHRSITLTAGDLIILSSSLIPGNEEAVYGVIDSLSKIGARVVTNVHARVHVSGHAYAGELLFLYNGVKPRNVMPVHGTWRHLRANAALAARTGVPPESIVLAENGVSVDLVAGKAAIAGAVGVGKMFVDGLVTGDVGETTLGERLVLGSGFVAVTVVVHRGTGRPAGPAHLMSRGFSEDAKALEPAARKVEQELDRLAADTVTDPGRIAQAVRRAVGKWVGETYRRQPMIVPTVIEI; from the coding sequence ATGAACAACGACCTCGTCGCGCCCGGCCCGCTCGCGGTCGGCGGGTTGCGGGTGACCGCGCTCGGCGGCATCAGCGAGATCGGTCGCAACATGACCGTCTTCGAACACCTCGGCCGGCTGCTGATCATCGACTGTGGGGTGCTGTTCCCTGGCCACGACGAACCCGGCGTGGACCTGATCCTTCCTGACCTGCGCCACATCGAGGAGCGCCTCGGCGACGTGGAGGCGCTGGTGCTCACCCATGCGCACGAAGATCACATCGGCGCGGTGCCGTTTCTGCTCAAGTTACGGCCCGACATCCCCGTCGTCGGTTCGCAGTTCACCCTCGCGCTGGTCCGCGAGAAGTGCCGCGAACATCGGATCAAACCGCAATTCGTCGAGGTCGCCGAAGGGCAGCGCAGCACCCACGGCGTCTTCGAATGCCAGTACTTCGCGGTCAACCACTCGGTTCCGGGGTGCCTGGCCGTCGCGCTCCACACTGGCGCCGGAACTGTGCTGCACACCGGTGACATCAAGCTCGATCAGCTGCCTCTCGACGGGCGGCCCACCGACCTGCCGGGGATGTCCCGGCTCGGCGACGCCGGCGTCGACCTGTTCCTCTGCGATTCCACCAACGCCGATCGCCCCGGCGTCGGGCCGTCGGAGAGTGAGATCGGGCCGACCCTGCACCGCCTGATCCGCGGCGCCGACGGCCGCGTGATCGTCGCCTGCTTCGCCTCCAACGTCGACCGCGTGCAACAGATCATCGACGCGGCGGTGGCGCTGGGCCGGCGGGTCTCCTTCGTCGGCCGGTCCATGGTGCGCAACATGGGTATCGCCCGGGACCTCGGGTACCTCAAGGTCGGCGACGACGATCTACTCGATATCGGCGCCGCCGAGATGATGCCCGCCGAGAAAGTGGTGTTGATCACCACCGGAACGCAGGGCGAACCCATGTCGGCGCTGTCGCGGATGTCGCGGGGAGAGCACCGCAGTATCACGCTGACCGCCGGTGACCTGATCATCCTGTCCTCGTCGCTGATCCCCGGGAACGAAGAGGCCGTGTACGGCGTCATCGACTCACTGTCCAAGATCGGGGCCAGGGTGGTCACGAATGTTCATGCCCGAGTTCACGTCTCGGGCCACGCCTACGCGGGTGAGTTGCTGTTCCTCTACAACGGTGTCAAACCGCGCAATGTGATGCCCGTGCACGGCACCTGGCGACATCTGCGCGCCAACGCCGCGCTGGCCGCGCGAACCGGGGTGCCGCCCGAGTCGATCGTGTTGGCCGAGAACGGGGTGAGTGTCGACCTGGTGGCAGGCAAGGCCGCCATCGCCGGTGCGGTCGGTGTCGGGAAGATGTTCGTCGACGGGCTGGTCACCGGTGATGTCGGTGAGACCACGCTCGGCGAGCGCCTCGTTCTGGGTTCGGGTTTCGTCGCGGTCACCGTCGTCGTACACCGGGGGACAGGTCGGCCGGCGGGGCCGGCGCACCTGATGTCGCGCGGATTCTCCGAGGATGCCAAGGCGCTCGAACCGGCCGCCCGCAAGGTCGAACAGGAACTGGATCGACTGGCCGCCGATACGGTCACCGACCCCGGCCGGATCGCCCAGGCGGTCCGGCGCGCCGTCGGCAAATGGGTCGGTGAGACCTATCGCCGCCAGCCGATGATCGTGCCCACGGTCATCGAGATCTGA
- a CDS encoding thymidylate synthase, giving the protein MPSVLLAASGSKLADVSISGPIPTPYEDLLRLVFERGTPKADRTGTGTRSLFGHQMRYDLAAGFPLITTKKVHFKSLVYELLWFLRGDSNVRWLQEHGVTIWDEWAGDTGDLGPVYGAQWRSWPAPSGGHVDQISAAIDLLRTDPDSRRNIVSAWNVGEIPQMALPPCHALFQFYVADGRLSCQLYQRSADLFLGVPFNIASYALLTHMMAAQARLDVGEFVWTGGDCHIYDNHVEQVTEQLGREPRPYPELVLAHRDSIFDYTYEDVDVKNYDPHPAIKAPVAV; this is encoded by the coding sequence ATGCCATCCGTTCTACTCGCCGCCTCAGGAAGTAAGCTGGCCGACGTGTCGATCTCCGGGCCGATCCCCACGCCCTACGAGGACCTACTGCGTCTCGTGTTCGAGCGCGGCACACCCAAGGCGGACCGCACCGGGACCGGGACCCGCAGCCTGTTCGGTCACCAGATGCGCTACGACCTGGCTGCTGGCTTCCCGCTGATCACCACCAAGAAGGTGCACTTCAAGTCGCTCGTCTACGAGCTGTTGTGGTTCCTGCGTGGCGACTCCAACGTCCGCTGGCTGCAGGAACACGGGGTCACCATCTGGGACGAATGGGCCGGCGACACCGGTGACCTCGGCCCCGTCTACGGGGCGCAGTGGCGCTCGTGGCCGGCGCCGTCGGGAGGACACGTCGACCAGATCAGCGCGGCCATCGACCTGCTCAGGACCGACCCGGACTCGCGGCGCAACATCGTCTCGGCGTGGAATGTCGGGGAGATCCCGCAGATGGCGTTGCCGCCCTGCCACGCCTTGTTCCAGTTCTACGTCGCTGACGGCCGGCTGTCCTGTCAGCTGTACCAGCGCAGCGCGGACCTGTTCCTCGGCGTGCCGTTCAACATCGCCAGTTATGCGTTGCTCACACACATGATGGCCGCGCAGGCCCGGCTCGACGTCGGTGAGTTCGTGTGGACCGGCGGTGACTGTCACATCTATGACAACCACGTCGAGCAGGTAACCGAGCAGCTGGGCCGCGAACCCCGGCCATACCCTGAACTGGTTCTCGCCCACCGCGATTCGATATTCGACTACACCTATGAGGATGTCGACGTCAAGAACTATGACCCGCACCCGGCGATCAAAGCGCCGGTGGCGGTATGA
- a CDS encoding putative quinol monooxygenase: MPVVVVATMTAKPHSVDTVREACKKAIESVHSEPGCDLYSLHEANGTFVFVEQWADADALKTHSTAPGFTTLFAEVGEHLDGAPDIKMLEPVPAGDPAKGTLRPVNVATPHR, from the coding sequence ATGCCCGTAGTCGTCGTCGCCACCATGACCGCCAAACCCCATTCGGTCGACACCGTTCGAGAGGCGTGCAAGAAGGCCATCGAGAGCGTGCACTCCGAGCCGGGCTGCGACCTTTACTCGCTGCACGAGGCCAACGGCACATTCGTGTTCGTCGAACAGTGGGCCGACGCGGACGCGCTGAAGACCCACAGCACTGCGCCCGGTTTCACCACTTTGTTCGCCGAGGTCGGCGAACACCTCGACGGCGCTCCCGACATCAAGATGCTTGAACCGGTCCCGGCCGGTGACCCGGCCAAGGGAACGCTGCGGCCGGTGAACGTGGCGACACCGCATCGGTGA
- the thyX gene encoding FAD-dependent thymidylate synthase has protein sequence MAETAELRVQLIAKTEFLAPPDVPWGTDADGGPALVEFAGRACYQSWSKPNPRTATNASYLRHIIDVGHLSVLEHASVSFYITGISRSCTHELIRHRHFSYSQLSQRYVPENDAQVVVPPGIDGDAELEEIFTATADASRAAYAELLTKLEAKLADLPNATLRRKQARQAARSVLPNATEARIVVTGNYRAWRHFIAMRASEHADLEIRRLAIACLRELVADAPAVFADFEIYTLSDGTEVATTPLVTEA, from the coding sequence GTGGCCGAGACCGCAGAGCTGCGCGTGCAGCTGATCGCCAAGACCGAGTTCTTGGCGCCACCCGACGTGCCCTGGGGCACCGACGCCGACGGCGGCCCCGCGCTCGTGGAGTTTGCCGGCCGGGCCTGCTACCAGAGCTGGTCGAAGCCCAACCCCCGCACGGCCACCAACGCCTCGTACCTGCGCCACATCATCGACGTCGGACACCTGTCCGTTCTCGAGCACGCGTCGGTGTCCTTCTACATCACCGGCATCTCACGGTCGTGCACCCACGAACTGATCCGGCACCGACACTTCTCGTACTCGCAGCTTTCGCAACGCTATGTCCCCGAGAACGACGCACAGGTCGTGGTCCCACCCGGAATCGACGGCGACGCCGAACTCGAGGAGATCTTCACCGCGACGGCCGATGCGAGCCGCGCCGCGTACGCCGAACTGCTGACGAAGCTGGAGGCCAAGCTTGCCGACCTGCCCAACGCCACGCTGCGGCGCAAACAGGCCAGGCAGGCGGCCCGGTCGGTGCTGCCGAACGCCACCGAGGCCCGCATCGTCGTCACCGGCAACTACCGCGCCTGGCGTCATTTCATCGCGATGCGGGCCAGCGAGCACGCCGACCTCGAGATTCGCCGGCTCGCCATCGCCTGCCTGCGGGAACTGGTCGCCGATGCCCCCGCGGTGTTCGCCGACTTCGAGATCTACACGCTGTCCGACGGCACGGAGGTGGCCACGACCCCGCTCGTCACCGAGGCCTGA
- the dapB gene encoding 4-hydroxy-tetrahydrodipicolinate reductase has translation MRVGVLGAKGKVGATMVQAVETADDLTFTAGVDAGDPLSALVDTQTDVAIDFTHPSAVMDNLKFLIDNGIHAVVGTTGFTDERISQVQHWLADRPESAVLIAPNFAIGAVLSMHFAQQAARFFESVEVIELHHPHKADAPSGTAARTAKLIAAARKGMPANPDATSTGLDGARGADVDGVPVHSIRLAGLVAHQEILFGTQGETLTIRHDSIDRTSFVPGVLLAVRTVSKRPGLTVGIEPLLDLT, from the coding sequence ATGCGAGTAGGCGTGCTGGGTGCCAAAGGCAAGGTGGGAGCGACGATGGTGCAGGCGGTCGAGACCGCCGACGACCTCACGTTCACGGCAGGGGTCGACGCCGGTGATCCGCTGAGCGCGCTGGTCGACACCCAGACCGACGTCGCCATCGACTTCACCCACCCCAGCGCGGTGATGGACAACCTGAAGTTCCTGATCGACAACGGCATTCACGCGGTCGTCGGTACCACCGGCTTCACCGACGAGCGCATCTCACAGGTGCAGCACTGGCTGGCAGACAGGCCCGAGTCGGCCGTGCTGATTGCCCCCAACTTCGCGATCGGCGCCGTCCTGTCCATGCACTTCGCGCAGCAGGCAGCGCGGTTCTTCGAATCGGTGGAAGTCATCGAACTGCACCACCCGCACAAGGCGGACGCCCCGTCGGGTACGGCGGCACGCACCGCGAAGCTCATCGCCGCCGCGCGAAAAGGCATGCCGGCCAACCCCGACGCCACCAGCACCGGCCTGGACGGGGCCCGCGGCGCAGACGTCGACGGCGTTCCCGTGCACTCGATCCGGCTGGCCGGACTGGTAGCGCACCAGGAAATCCTCTTCGGCACCCAGGGCGAGACGCTGACCATCCGGCACGACAGCATCGACCGCACCTCATTCGTGCCCGGGGTCCTGCTCGCGGTGCGAACGGTATCCAAGCGGCCCGGCCTGACCGTCGGTATCGAACCGCTTCTCGACCTGACATGA
- a CDS encoding dienelactone hydrolase family protein: MPSITATVTTPDGDCPVTLHTPNGPGPWSGVVMYPDAGGVRPTFHQMADRLAAFGHAVLLPDVYYRSGDWAPFDMGTVFSDHAERTRLFRMIKTVSPDAMASDATAFFDFLAGRPEVRGDRFGVCGYCMGGRTSLIVAGRVPEPVAAAGSFHGGGLVTDDETSPHLLADRMTATVYVAGAQNDNSFTTEQAETLDKALTVAGVQHTVEMYPAGHGFAVPDNAPYDEEAAQRHWIALQELFAGSLPS, from the coding sequence ATGCCGAGTATCACCGCGACCGTGACGACGCCGGACGGCGACTGTCCCGTGACCCTGCACACGCCGAACGGACCCGGTCCGTGGTCCGGTGTGGTGATGTATCCGGACGCCGGCGGCGTCCGTCCCACGTTCCACCAGATGGCCGACCGGCTGGCCGCTTTCGGTCACGCCGTCCTGCTGCCGGACGTGTATTACCGCAGCGGCGACTGGGCGCCCTTCGACATGGGCACGGTGTTCAGCGATCACGCCGAACGCACACGCCTGTTCCGGATGATCAAAACGGTGTCGCCTGATGCGATGGCTTCCGATGCCACCGCCTTCTTCGACTTCCTCGCCGGGCGGCCCGAGGTGCGGGGCGACCGCTTCGGGGTGTGTGGGTACTGCATGGGCGGGCGAACGTCGCTGATCGTGGCGGGCCGGGTTCCCGAGCCGGTTGCGGCAGCGGGTTCGTTCCACGGCGGCGGTCTGGTCACCGACGACGAGACCAGTCCACATCTGCTGGCCGACCGGATGACCGCCACCGTGTATGTGGCGGGCGCGCAGAACGACAACTCCTTCACCACGGAACAGGCCGAGACTCTGGACAAGGCGCTCACGGTGGCCGGAGTCCAGCACACCGTGGAGATGTACCCGGCCGGTCACGGTTTCGCCGTGCCCGACAACGCCCCCTACGACGAGGAGGCCGCACAGCGGCACTGGATCGCGCTGCAGGAACTGTTCGCCGGCTCGTTGCCGAGTTAG
- a CDS encoding flavodoxin family protein, translating into MSTLLIVHHTPSPATRELLESVLAGARDPDINGVDVEVRPALAATLPDMLAADGYLFGTTANFGYMSGALKHFFDTVYYPSLDHVAGRPYGLWVHGNNDTVGAVNAVEKLATGLGLEKAADVLDVAGAADAAVRERAYELGGTLAATLMQ; encoded by the coding sequence GTGAGCACCCTGCTGATCGTCCACCACACGCCGTCGCCGGCGACGCGGGAACTCCTCGAGTCGGTTCTCGCTGGTGCGCGCGATCCCGACATCAACGGGGTGGACGTCGAGGTGAGACCGGCCCTGGCGGCCACGCTGCCGGACATGCTGGCCGCGGACGGCTACCTGTTCGGCACCACCGCCAACTTCGGCTACATGTCGGGCGCGCTGAAACACTTCTTCGACACCGTGTACTACCCGAGCCTCGACCACGTGGCCGGTCGCCCGTACGGACTGTGGGTCCATGGCAACAACGACACCGTCGGCGCGGTGAACGCGGTGGAGAAGCTGGCGACGGGATTGGGTCTCGAGAAGGCCGCCGACGTGCTCGACGTCGCGGGCGCGGCCGACGCCGCCGTCCGCGAGCGGGCCTACGAACTGGGCGGCACGCTCGCCGCCACGTTGATGCAGTGA
- the dapA gene encoding 4-hydroxy-tetrahydrodipicolinate synthase, producing MSISGFDVTARLGTVLTAMVTPFKPDGSLDTAAAARLAAHLVDSGCDGLVLSGTTGESPTTTDDEKLTLLRTVMEAVGDRARIIAGAGSYDTAHSIHLAKACAAEGAHGLLVVTPYYSRPSQAGLLAHFTAVADATDLPVVLYDIPPRSVVPIAWDTVRALAEHPNIVAIKDAKGDLHGGGQIIAETGLAYYSGDDSLNLPWLAMGAVGVISVWGHFAAGQLREMLSAFGSGDVATARKINVGLGRLSDAQVRLGGVTMSKAGLGLLGFDVGLPRLPQLPPSPEELTALAEDMRAAAVLR from the coding sequence GTGAGTATCAGCGGCTTCGACGTGACGGCCCGGTTGGGCACCGTACTCACCGCGATGGTCACCCCGTTCAAGCCCGACGGCTCCCTCGACACGGCCGCCGCCGCGCGTCTGGCGGCCCACCTTGTCGACTCCGGCTGCGACGGTCTGGTGTTGTCCGGCACCACCGGCGAGTCCCCGACCACCACCGACGACGAAAAGTTGACACTGCTGCGCACTGTGATGGAGGCGGTCGGCGACCGGGCCCGCATCATCGCCGGTGCCGGGTCCTACGACACCGCGCACAGCATCCACCTGGCCAAGGCGTGCGCGGCCGAGGGCGCGCACGGGCTGCTCGTGGTCACGCCGTACTACTCACGCCCGTCCCAGGCTGGGCTTCTCGCCCACTTCACCGCCGTGGCCGACGCGACCGACCTGCCGGTCGTGCTCTACGACATCCCACCTCGGTCAGTCGTGCCGATCGCCTGGGACACCGTCCGGGCGCTCGCCGAGCATCCGAACATCGTCGCGATCAAGGACGCGAAGGGTGACCTGCACGGTGGCGGTCAGATCATCGCCGAGACCGGGTTGGCGTACTACAGCGGCGACGACTCGCTGAACCTCCCGTGGCTGGCCATGGGCGCCGTCGGCGTCATCAGTGTGTGGGGGCACTTCGCGGCCGGTCAGCTACGAGAGATGTTGTCCGCGTTCGGCTCCGGGGACGTGGCGACCGCACGCAAGATCAACGTCGGGCTCGGCCGACTCAGCGACGCGCAGGTGCGGCTGGGTGGTGTGACGATGTCCAAGGCCGGTCTTGGCCTGCTGGGCTTCGACGTCGGACTGCCTCGGCTGCCGCAACTCCCGCCGAGCCCAGAGGAGCTGACCGCGCTGGCCGAGGACATGCGCGCCGCGGCGGTGCTGCGGTGA
- a CDS encoding dihydrofolate reductase: MSSVGLIWAQSTSGVIGRGGGIPWRLPEDLARFKEITLGHPVVMGRLTWESLPSKVRPLPGRKNVVLTRQADYLADGAEVVTSLDDALGNEETWVIGGERVYTLALHRATRCEVTEVDIEVHRQDADAVAPVLGGGWVGTLGLWQTSTSGLRYRFHSYQRVGA; the protein is encoded by the coding sequence ATGAGTTCGGTAGGACTCATCTGGGCGCAGTCCACCTCAGGCGTGATCGGACGTGGCGGCGGAATCCCGTGGCGGCTGCCGGAGGATCTCGCCCGGTTCAAGGAGATCACCCTCGGTCACCCGGTGGTGATGGGTCGACTCACGTGGGAATCGCTGCCATCCAAGGTCCGGCCGCTCCCAGGACGTAAGAACGTCGTGCTCACCCGGCAGGCCGACTACCTGGCTGACGGTGCAGAGGTTGTGACGAGTCTCGACGACGCGCTGGGCAACGAGGAGACGTGGGTGATCGGCGGCGAGCGCGTCTACACGCTGGCGCTGCACCGAGCTACGCGGTGCGAGGTCACCGAGGTCGATATCGAAGTGCACCGTCAGGATGCGGACGCCGTCGCGCCCGTGCTGGGTGGGGGCTGGGTCGGAACACTCGGCTTGTGGCAGACCAGCACTTCCGGGCTGCGCTACCGCTTCCACAGCTACCAGCGCGTCGGCGCCTGA
- a CDS encoding winged helix-turn-helix domain-containing protein gives MGAVLTGAQARRIAVAAQGFTEPKPRGAVTRAHLRRLINRIQVLQLDSVSVTVRAHYAPVFSRLGPYDRAVLDSAAWSHSARSPRLLVEYWAHEAALMAVDDWPLLRWRMGEYTHGRWGAHIVKANPQLVEDIVEAVTALGPATAGQIEEYLGARQRGRKGPWWDRSDTKWVAEALFASGVLTTATRVGFARHYDLTERVLPAEVVARTVDDAQAVRELCLRAARALGVATEADVRDYFRLSAKQVKPAIVDLVAAGELDPVHVEGWAAPAYLRAGQTVPRTDRGTALLCPFDPLIFFRPRVERLFGFHYRIEIYTPAAKRQYGYYVWPFLLDGRLVARVDLKAERTRDALHVVAAFVEPGESPLPVATALAVELKTMAEWLGLSDVTVGERGDLAEILRESAALG, from the coding sequence ATGGGTGCCGTCCTCACCGGCGCGCAGGCCCGCCGGATCGCCGTCGCCGCGCAGGGGTTCACCGAACCCAAGCCGCGCGGCGCGGTCACGCGTGCGCATCTGCGACGGCTGATCAACCGCATCCAGGTACTGCAGCTCGATTCGGTGTCGGTGACGGTGCGCGCGCACTACGCACCGGTGTTCAGCCGGCTCGGGCCCTATGACCGCGCTGTGCTGGACAGCGCCGCCTGGTCACACTCTGCGCGCTCGCCACGTCTGCTGGTGGAGTACTGGGCACACGAGGCCGCGCTGATGGCCGTCGACGACTGGCCGCTGCTGCGGTGGCGCATGGGCGAATACACCCACGGCCGGTGGGGCGCACACATCGTCAAGGCGAACCCGCAACTGGTCGAGGACATCGTCGAGGCGGTCACCGCCTTGGGGCCGGCCACCGCGGGCCAGATCGAGGAGTACCTCGGCGCCCGACAGCGCGGCCGCAAGGGCCCGTGGTGGGATCGCAGCGACACCAAATGGGTGGCCGAGGCGCTGTTCGCCTCGGGCGTGCTCACCACCGCGACGCGGGTCGGCTTCGCGCGTCACTACGACTTGACCGAGCGGGTGCTGCCCGCGGAGGTGGTGGCCCGAACAGTCGACGACGCCCAGGCGGTGCGTGAGCTGTGCCTGCGGGCGGCGCGGGCGTTGGGAGTGGCCACCGAGGCCGACGTCCGCGACTACTTCCGGCTTTCGGCCAAACAGGTCAAACCGGCGATCGTGGACTTGGTCGCCGCCGGAGAACTCGACCCGGTCCACGTCGAGGGCTGGGCGGCGCCGGCGTACCTGCGTGCCGGGCAGACCGTTCCTCGAACCGATCGGGGGACGGCGCTGCTGTGCCCGTTCGATCCGCTGATCTTCTTCCGCCCGCGCGTCGAACGACTTTTCGGATTCCACTACCGCATCGAGATCTACACACCGGCGGCCAAGCGGCAGTACGGCTACTACGTGTGGCCGTTCCTGCTCGACGGCCGATTGGTCGCGCGGGTCGATCTCAAGGCCGAGCGGACCCGTGACGCGCTGCACGTGGTGGCCGCGTTCGTCGAACCGGGAGAGAGCCCCCTGCCGGTGGCGACGGCGCTGGCGGTGGAGCTGAAGACAATGGCGGAATGGCTGGGGCTGTCCGACGTCACCGTGGGGGAACGCGGCGACCTGGCCGAAATTCTGCGCGAGTCCGCCGCGTTAGGGTGA
- a CDS encoding DNA translocase FtsK — protein sequence MAGKTVARSGTRTSRSKAGTRNGARSPRPAKTAPRRKPAPRRHPSPVGAAGAAVGRGARAGWLMLARGAGSAARSVGRAREIEPAHRRDGVALALLGIAVVVAAGSWFDAARPVGQWIDTVLRTLVGDAVVLVPVALAAVAVALMRREPDPEGRPRLILGVAMTTLPVLGLWHLWSGSPQAPGARQHAAGFAGFAISGPLADGLTAWIAAPLLFIGALFGLLLVTGTTIREVPDTVRAMFSTRGYSDEDFDAYDEYDDYGEYDGDPDPAEGQDFSDGYYDDPAMSRDEQRWPAGSPMDNYPLDPQGADVPTLPEAPALPAAPEVKPKRKKAAAEKKPVGDQDTLSLDRVVEGPYTLPPLDLLIAGDPPKLRSSANDRMIDAINSVLQQFKVDAAVTGCTRGPTVTRYEVELGPGVKVEKITALQRNIAYAVATESVRMLAPIPGKSAVGIEVPNTDREMVRLADVLTAPSTRRDHHPLVIGLGKDIEGDFISANLAKMPHLLVAGSTGSGKSSFVNSMLVSLLARATPDEVRMILIDPKMVELTPYEGIPHLITPIITEPKKAAAALAWLVEEMEQRYQDMQASRVRHIDVFNEKVRSGEITAPLGSERVYQPYPYILAIVDELADLMMTAPRDVEDAIVRITQKARAAGIHLVLATQRPSVDVVTGLIKTNVPSRLAFATSSLTDSRVILDQPGAEKLIGMGDGLFLPMGAGKPIRLQGAFITDEEIQGVVSATKDQAEPEFIEGVTAAKAGERKDVDPDIGDDMDVFLQAVELVVSSQFGSTSMLQRKLRVGFAKAGRLMDLMETRGIVGPSEGSKAREVLVKPDELAGTLALIRGGSDANGADGE from the coding sequence ATGGCTGGAAAGACCGTCGCCCGCTCCGGCACCCGTACGAGCCGGTCGAAGGCCGGAACGCGGAACGGGGCCCGGTCCCCTCGGCCCGCGAAAACCGCGCCCCGCCGCAAACCGGCGCCGCGGCGTCATCCGTCACCCGTCGGAGCTGCCGGCGCAGCAGTGGGCCGCGGAGCACGGGCCGGCTGGTTGATGCTGGCGCGTGGGGCGGGCAGCGCGGCGCGCTCAGTGGGCCGGGCCCGCGAAATCGAACCCGCGCACCGCCGCGACGGCGTCGCTCTCGCGCTACTCGGGATCGCGGTCGTGGTGGCCGCCGGATCATGGTTCGACGCCGCCCGTCCGGTCGGCCAGTGGATCGATACGGTGCTGCGCACCCTGGTCGGCGACGCGGTGGTCCTCGTGCCGGTGGCACTGGCAGCCGTCGCCGTCGCCCTCATGCGCAGAGAACCGGACCCGGAGGGCCGTCCCCGCCTGATCCTTGGCGTGGCGATGACCACCCTGCCCGTACTCGGGCTCTGGCATCTGTGGTCGGGTTCCCCGCAGGCCCCCGGGGCGCGCCAACACGCGGCCGGATTCGCCGGCTTCGCCATCAGCGGCCCGCTCGCGGACGGGCTCACTGCCTGGATCGCAGCGCCGCTGCTGTTCATAGGGGCGCTGTTCGGTCTGCTGCTCGTCACCGGAACGACGATCCGGGAAGTGCCGGACACGGTGCGCGCGATGTTCTCCACGCGTGGATACAGCGACGAGGACTTCGACGCGTACGACGAGTACGACGACTACGGCGAGTACGACGGTGATCCGGACCCCGCTGAGGGGCAAGACTTCTCGGACGGCTACTACGACGATCCGGCGATGTCGCGCGACGAGCAGCGCTGGCCGGCCGGTTCGCCGATGGACAACTATCCGCTAGACCCGCAGGGCGCCGACGTGCCGACGCTGCCCGAGGCGCCCGCACTGCCGGCCGCGCCCGAGGTCAAACCGAAGCGCAAGAAGGCGGCCGCGGAGAAGAAGCCGGTCGGGGACCAGGACACGCTGTCGCTCGACCGCGTCGTCGAAGGGCCCTACACGCTGCCGCCGCTGGACCTGCTGATCGCCGGTGATCCGCCGAAGCTGCGCAGTTCGGCCAACGACCGCATGATCGATGCGATCAACTCGGTACTGCAGCAGTTCAAGGTGGACGCCGCCGTCACCGGGTGCACCCGTGGGCCGACCGTCACCCGCTACGAGGTCGAACTCGGACCCGGAGTGAAGGTCGAGAAGATCACCGCGCTGCAGCGCAACATCGCCTACGCGGTGGCCACCGAGAGCGTCCGCATGCTGGCGCCCATCCCCGGCAAGTCGGCCGTCGGCATCGAGGTGCCCAACACCGACCGCGAGATGGTGCGCCTCGCCGACGTGCTGACCGCGCCGTCGACCCGCCGCGATCACCATCCGCTGGTGATCGGGCTGGGCAAGGACATCGAGGGTGACTTCATCTCGGCCAACCTGGCCAAGATGCCCCACCTGCTGGTCGCCGGCTCGACCGGTTCGGGTAAGTCCAGCTTCGTCAACTCGATGCTGGTCTCGCTGTTGGCCCGCGCCACCCCCGACGAGGTCAGGATGATCCTGATCGACCCGAAGATGGTGGAGCTGACGCCCTACGAGGGCATCCCACACCTGATCACGCCGATCATCACCGAACCGAAGAAGGCGGCCGCGGCGCTGGCCTGGCTGGTCGAGGAGATGGAGCAGCGCTATCAGGACATGCAGGCCTCGCGGGTGCGTCACATCGACGTGTTCAACGAGAAGGTTCGGTCGGGAGAGATCACCGCACCGTTGGGCAGCGAGCGGGTCTACCAGCCCTACCCCTACATCCTCGCGATCGTCGACGAGCTCGCGGACCTCATGATGACCGCCCCGCGCGACGTCGAGGACGCGATCGTGCGGATCACCCAGAAGGCCCGCGCCGCCGGTATCCACCTGGTGCTGGCCACGCAGCGGCCCTCGGTGGACGTCGTCACCGGTCTGATCAAGACCAACGTGCCGTCTCGGCTTGCGTTCGCCACCTCGTCGCTGACCGACAGCCGCGTCATCCTGGACCAGCCGGGAGCGGAGAAGCTGATCGGTATGGGCGACGGGTTGTTCCTTCCGATGGGCGCCGGTAAGCCAATCCGCCTGCAGGGTGCGTTTATCACCGACGAGGAGATCCAGGGCGTCGTCTCGGCGACCAAGGATCAGGCCGAGCCGGAGTTCATCGAGGGCGTCACCGCGGCCAAGGCCGGCGAGCGCAAGGACGTCGACCCCGACATCGGCGATGACATGGACGTGTTCCTCCAGGCCGTCGAGCTCGTGGTGTCGTCACAGTTCGGCTCCACGTCGATGCTGCAGCGCAAGCTGCGGGTCGGTTTCGCCAAGGCGGGCCGTCTGATGGACCTGATGGAGACCCGCGGCATCGTGGGACCCTCGGAGGGCTCCAAGGCGCGTGAGGTGCTGGTCAAACCCGACGAGCTGGCGGGTACGTTGGCGCTGATCCGCGGCGGAAGCGACGCCAACGGCGCCGACGGCGAGTGA